cacaatgtaagtcattctaatattttccatatgcatattgatgttaataaatctagatagatatatgtctagattcattaacattaatatgaatatgggaaatgctagaatgacttgcattgtgaaatggagggagttcATGGATTAAAGAAGGCAAACAACACCGGGTGCTCTTAGCTTGCACCGATCCTATTTATTTATCCTGCATCAGAACATAGATCACCAATTCACAGGTTAACAAAGCAACCTCCATGTAGGAAATCAATGCAAGAGCAGCATTACAAATTACAAGTGGTAGAAACATTCTGCACAAGTTACCATATATCTTCATAAAGGCTGTATCGATTCAATAAACAGTGTATATATAATTCTTTTTCCAACAACTTTGGTGGACAAAATTTTTGCcgatggggagggagggggggctACCAAGAACAATTGCTATGTTACACCACCCGAGATCCGAGATGGGGATCCAGCATCTCTCTTTAAATTACCTTGGCCTTCATGGTAGATTCTATCAACCATCTATACAAAGAGTGTTACTCTTTATTTTGTGGAATAAACAAATCTGCCTCCATTTCTATTATGTGTATTTACCAACTACAAACAACACCCCCCTTACCTCCCTTGTCCTTGAGTTTGAATTCATCTATGGCTCAAGCTTGAGGCCGAGCCGCCTTTTCACTTCAAAATAGCGAGGACCCCAACTCTTGATTCACAGTTGCATTTACGAAAGAATGGAACAGTATAGCGTGGATGAAATATTAACATAGTGGATATCATGATGTATGTAAGAGATTAGAATCTTGCAGGCATTCTTGGGGATTGGCATAAAAATAGTCCTCTTCCTTAGGTCTGTCAAGAATCACCGTCCTCTTTGAAGCTGATCCCATCCGGTTTGCATGGGCAGCCTTGAGCATTAAAGAGAACTCATCCCATCGCAAAGAACTGTTGTTGTATTGATCTACTAGCTCAACAATAAGTTTTCGGTCTAACAAGATTGTCTTCTTGAACCCCATGTATCTGCATCGAGCAACATAATAAGAGATTTAATTAACCAGTAATAAAAACTATGTGGATTGCAAAAGaaatatatcaaatatttattggCTTTAAAAAAGGAATACGAGAAGAAATGATAATACGATTAGCAGGCAGTTTTGGACGGCACAAGTGAATTCTGTGTTTTAAAAATATGGAATACACACCTCCGATGACCCTCGACAACTTTAGCCATATTGCCATCATATGTAGGAACAAAGATGTCACTTTCCAAAGAAACCAAGTAATCTAGTGCTGCCATTTGTGATGAGTGGTTCTGGAAGAACATTAGATCAGAAGGTTCCAAAAGTGTCTCTTTCCTCACCTAGACATCATTGCAAGCAGAAAACTTGATCAGTAAGGAGATTGAAAGATGAGATCTTAAAAGATTTTATAGTATTACATGTAATACAAATATTTATAGCATGTTTAGTTGTGCCCATACCACATTAGGATACGCTGAAGTGAGAGCAGACATTCTGCGCTTTCCACCATATATTTCTCCAGCTGCAATATATATTTGCATGCTTCTATCGATGTCCAATGCCCTGAGGACAAGGGCAGTCTCCTCTGGCGTCAATGGGCAAAGACCATCCTTTCTTTTCAATTCTGAATTTATAATTTTCTCCTTCCACCATGGATAAGCGTACCTGAATCAAAGAGTAGTTTGAGAATTGTTATCTAACTTGGAAAAGCATACAAAGTTGACAGGTGTTTAGACAGATTCAAGTGAAAGaattaagaaaaacaaatcCAACAGCAGATTACAAAATGTCACCTCATTCTTGTGAGGTCGTCTGCTTCTTCATTACTGCAACCTTGTGTACAGCCAGAGAAAGCCAGCATATCCATTTCATAACGTAAGTGAAGAACCAAGAAAGGGCCATTTTGGCGGAGTATCCTAATTACTCTCTTTCCCAACTCCTCAATTTGCGAAGTGAATCTCAAGGAGGCATAGTTTACTCGGCAACGCAGTTTCTGAATCTCCATAGGTAAACCATTGTTTGCTAGCCTAGCATCAGTTCTGTTCAAATGGAGAACCTTGTACTTCCGTATCAAAGGGAGAATCTGGTTCAAATTTGATCAACTATTAGCTTAATCTATACATACTGTAATACAACAATTTAATCAACTATTAGCTTATTCAATAAAATGTCACGATACAAAACAGCCTTAACAGAATGGAATATGAAGCTTACCTGGTTATGGTAATAGGAGATATCAGACCAACTTATTGGTGGCATTGAGTGGTACATCCCATGTTCAACTCTTCGTTTTACCCTTGGAGGCAGTTCTCTCAATATGCGAACTTCATCTCTTAAAGAGGTTATAAAGTGTTCAACATCGAATATATCTTGGAACTCACTGCAAGATAGAATGGTTGCCGAAGTCAATATCCAGAACGTAAGCAGAGCCGCTAGCTTATATTAAGCGAAGTAAATTAGGATCAAAGCCCCAAAATGCACCTTGGATCATTCCAAAATGATGTCTTATCCAACTCTGGCACAACCAAAGTGACATTCAAATATCTCGCAATTACAACCATGTCGCATATCTGATGAAAGAGAATGAGCAGAAGACCATGTTAAGAGTCAGAACTTGTAAAGCACATTCCCGATGAAATTTCACAAATAAGGATTTTCTGGTATCTTACTGCAGCTCGCATTTGATTAAGTCCACCATTACATGAGACCATCAGATAACCATTGTTCCTATAAATTCCTGGTAGACAACGACCACATAACATCAGTACAAGTGAACAGAAATTAAGGCATGTATCACACTATAGAAAAAAAGGTGATCAAACAAAGAGCTCTTTTACGAGCCTTCTAGTGTGACAACCCTCGACATTCAACCAAAGGAAGGTGGTACTAGCGGAAGATACCACAAATTAACACCAGGAGGTGCCTAGAGGTACCACTATTTTTACAGCCCAGTAGTAACTCCCTAATGTTGAGTTTAAGCAAAAATAGTCTCTGAAAAAAAGGCAACCATGCTATTAATCTGCTGTATAAGGAAAGCTAAGCAATTCTTCTTTGTTGAATTATACTGTGTTGTAAAGCTAAATTACCATGTAGCTGAACAAATCAACATTTATTTTCACTAAAAAGTAAATGCTATAAAAGGTCCACACAGAAATATCGGTACAGTTACCCAGAAGATGATAAGGCATCTCATTTGTTATCCAAGTGAAAAATGGTAAGAAATTGTGAAGGACAAAAACATCCGTTAAGTAATCAATGATTGCTACTCATCACAGCACTCATAGATCACCTAAAAAGTATGATCCTAACATGGAAAtaaccaaaaataaaaattcaatcACCAGAACAGCAAAACTCTTGATCGgccgagcaaaaaaaaaaaggaggaaaatccCA
The Oryza sativa Japonica Group chromosome 6, ASM3414082v1 DNA segment above includes these coding regions:
- the LOC4340767 gene encoding rhamnogalacturonan I rhamnosyltransferase 1; translation: MGWKAAMVGGKLAGVGGEKLRCAAAPAAAARSRMKLWMVRATTTVLLWTCVVQLTAVGDTWGPRVLKGWPSCITSPDDDAASATLAAARPEPVVDKAVLPPKRIYRNNGYLMVSCNGGLNQMRAAICDMVVIARYLNVTLVVPELDKTSFWNDPSEFQDIFDVEHFITSLRDEVRILRELPPRVKRRVEHGMYHSMPPISWSDISYYHNQILPLIRKYKVLHLNRTDARLANNGLPMEIQKLRCRVNYASLRFTSQIEELGKRVIRILRQNGPFLVLHLRYEMDMLAFSGCTQGCSNEEADDLTRMRYAYPWWKEKIINSELKRKDGLCPLTPEETALVLRALDIDRSMQIYIAAGEIYGGKRRMSALTSAYPNVVRKETLLEPSDLMFFQNHSSQMAALDYLVSLESDIFVPTYDGNMAKVVEGHRRYMGFKKTILLDRKLIVELVDQYNNSSLRWDEFSLMLKAAHANRMGSASKRTVILDRPKEEDYFYANPQECLQDSNLLHTS